A genomic segment from Nocardia cyriacigeorgica GUH-2 encodes:
- a CDS encoding MlaD family protein has translation MKSHRILYSTIGLVLVLIIGAAYLLVNVMRINPLRGTYTVTVTLDRSGGLQPGNDVTLRGFRVGKVDSITLINGGSAIAATAEIDNRYDIAVDTVVAVQALSAAGEQYIDFRPDTDQGPFLTDGSVIEYNPDTVRTPTPVWAVLDDTSALIAQIDPKHFDVILNELDIALSGGPDQLRSLIDGVSMVAAGLDSLLPQTSNLIANLRTIAATTSNAQPDLGTLTRNSGVLFEQFNNANAELQSVLSQAPGQFASLGAVLDTTTDPITGLVNNFVAITKAAQLRTPAMRALFPALELGGAALGVPAHDNEFHTILDIWLRPYCQYQSTPASPQVVSDGTMPKWNYCENPPPGQQIRGAVNAPRPNIPDNGSHMPPGVDPNERTMPPVR, from the coding sequence GTGAAAAGCCACAGGATCCTCTACTCCACCATCGGCCTGGTGCTGGTGCTGATCATCGGCGCGGCGTACCTGCTGGTCAACGTCATGCGGATCAATCCGCTGCGCGGCACCTACACCGTCACGGTGACCCTGGACCGCTCCGGCGGTCTGCAGCCGGGCAACGACGTCACGCTGCGTGGCTTCCGCGTCGGCAAGGTCGATTCGATCACGCTGATCAACGGCGGCTCGGCCATCGCGGCCACCGCCGAGATCGACAACCGCTACGACATCGCGGTGGACACCGTGGTCGCGGTGCAGGCGCTGTCGGCGGCCGGTGAGCAGTACATCGACTTCCGTCCCGATACCGATCAGGGCCCGTTCCTGACCGACGGCTCGGTGATCGAATACAACCCGGACACCGTGCGCACGCCCACCCCGGTGTGGGCGGTGCTCGACGACACCAGTGCGTTGATCGCCCAGATCGATCCGAAGCACTTCGACGTCATCCTCAACGAGCTCGACATCGCGCTCAGCGGTGGCCCGGATCAGCTGCGTTCGCTCATCGACGGCGTCAGCATGGTGGCCGCGGGTCTGGATTCGCTGCTGCCGCAGACCTCGAATCTGATCGCCAACCTGCGCACCATCGCCGCGACGACGTCCAACGCCCAGCCCGACCTCGGGACGCTGACCCGCAACTCGGGCGTGCTGTTCGAGCAGTTCAACAACGCCAACGCCGAATTGCAATCGGTGCTGTCGCAGGCCCCAGGCCAGTTCGCCAGCCTCGGCGCGGTGCTCGACACCACCACCGATCCGATCACCGGCCTGGTCAACAACTTCGTCGCCATCACCAAGGCGGCGCAGCTGCGCACCCCGGCCATGCGGGCGCTGTTCCCCGCGCTCGAACTCGGTGGCGCGGCGCTCGGCGTGCCCGCCCACGACAACGAATTCCACACCATCCTCGACATCTGGTTGCGGCCCTACTGCCAGTACCAGTCCACCCCGGCCAGCCCGCAGGTCGTCTCCGACGGGACCATGCCGAAGTGGAACTACTGCGAGAACCCGCCGCCGGGACAGCAGATCCGAGGTGCGGTGAACGCGCCGCGGCCGAACATCCCGGACAACGGCTCGCATATGCCGCCGGGTGTGGATCCGAACGAACGGACCATGCCGCCGGTGCGGTAA
- a CDS encoding MCE family protein — MMNRISRRARRSMVAVAAVGAMSVTSGCGLTVEKLPLPKPGASGDTYSLTAVFDNALNLPDQAKVKVGGSDVGVVTGIRTSNFQAIVDMDISTDIQLPVGSTAELRQATPLGDVFVALSMPPAEPGTQMMQDGDTLPLEQTSAGATVEELLLSVSMMFNGGGIAHLARLGAELDSIVGGRSDQVVHLVNELTGVVTSMNDNSARIDSVLAEFGALATTLEARRSDLGQVADTLPNMIGAVAENNKAIGDLLAKIGTASVALGDYANTSGGELAGLLDSLDQLMGALAATGDNFGAVLDALREIRPGVNATFRGNSLAAQVNVTNLDIALLTAPGTSKFFDLNDLNDFAGSLIQVLQVVYGRVTGGHR; from the coding sequence GAGCCCGCCGCAGCATGGTCGCGGTCGCGGCGGTCGGGGCGATGTCGGTGACCTCCGGCTGCGGCCTGACCGTGGAGAAGCTGCCGCTGCCCAAGCCGGGCGCCTCCGGCGACACCTACTCGCTGACGGCGGTGTTCGACAACGCGCTGAACCTGCCCGATCAGGCCAAAGTGAAGGTCGGCGGTTCCGATGTCGGTGTGGTCACCGGGATCAGGACCTCGAACTTCCAGGCCATCGTTGATATGGATATCAGCACCGATATCCAGCTCCCGGTCGGCAGCACCGCCGAACTGCGCCAGGCCACCCCGCTGGGTGATGTGTTCGTCGCGCTGTCCATGCCGCCCGCCGAACCCGGCACCCAGATGATGCAGGACGGCGACACACTGCCGCTGGAGCAGACCTCGGCGGGCGCCACCGTCGAGGAGCTGCTGCTGTCGGTGTCGATGATGTTCAACGGCGGCGGCATCGCCCACCTGGCCCGGCTCGGCGCCGAACTCGACTCCATCGTCGGCGGTCGCAGCGATCAGGTGGTGCATCTGGTCAATGAGCTGACCGGCGTCGTCACCAGCATGAACGACAACTCCGCCCGGATCGACAGCGTGCTCGCCGAATTCGGCGCGCTGGCCACCACGCTGGAGGCCAGGCGCTCCGACCTCGGTCAGGTCGCCGACACCCTGCCGAACATGATCGGCGCGGTCGCGGAGAACAACAAGGCCATCGGTGATCTGCTCGCCAAGATCGGCACCGCCAGTGTCGCGCTCGGCGACTACGCCAACACCTCCGGCGGTGAGCTGGCCGGGCTGCTCGACAGCCTCGATCAGCTGATGGGGGCCTTGGCCGCCACCGGCGACAACTTCGGTGCGGTGCTCGACGCGCTCCGCGAGATCCGCCCAGGCGTGAACGCGACCTTCCGCGGTAACAGTCTCGCCGCGCAGGTCAACGTCACCAACCTCGATATCGCCTTGCTCACCGCCCCCGGCACCAGCAAGTTCTTCGATCTCAACGATCTGAACGACTTCGCGGGCAGCCTGATTCAAGTGCTCCAGGTCGTCTACGGCCGGGTGACGGGAGGACACAGGTGA